The nucleotide window TGGTTGCCTACCCGCCACTTAGTCGGCGTTTAGAGTTAGAATTGGCCAGCTTTGGCAATTATTGTTCTCTGGCATTACCCAGTGGTCCTTCGAAAGCCCTAAGTGTTGGGCGCATACAGGTAGTAAACTAAGAAgatctttctttttttctgaatCAATCAGATTTGGTTTATTGTATGCCTGTGGAATTaccagttgtttttttttttaacctaataATGCGGAATAGGGTATCAGGGTCAAGTCAAGTGTAGTTTTGAATTGAATAGTGCAAAATTCTTATCATATCGTAACCATCTGATTTTCAACCAATTTACTTTTTCTTTATTGACATTGTCTATTTCCATTTCAACTACTTTAAGAGGTATTTTGCCTCTTACATTCCTCACAAAATTGTACCAGTCTATGGGTATGAATATGACGCGGTGACGACGGTAGTGTGCTTGTAGGCGACCGCGGTTCACCGGTCTCGATTGAGTATAGGGGGggacaccacacacacacacggaAATAAATAACGCACTGGTTTGCTACACGGATGTGTGGGGgtgtgtttttattgttttgcacaacgaagaacaaaaaaaaacaaaagaaaataaaaaatgaaaaaaaaaccagaagTAAGCCGATAGTGTGGCTATACCGTTAGGTGGGTTGTCGAACTTTTTGGTCTACGCTGTTCGACGGTTAACGCAAGAGAGTTCGACCGCCGGCGGCCGGTACTCGTTCAGCACGACCTGTCTTCCCGTCCTGCCTAGCCTTTGGGGCGTTGGTGGGAGAGTCGACAGAACCGTCTTGTCGTAGTCCGTGATGGCGGTTGATAAAGGTGCAGACCGGTCGCTGCGATGCCTGTACTTTGTACTGGCAGCCGTTGCGTACCGTGTCATACTCCCCCCCCAAACCGCCAAACGGGTGTACTTGTACCGGGGTCGGTCGTTTTGGGGGTGTGGTGCGGCTTGCGCTACCTCTCGCCTTAGCTTGAGGTAGGCTCGCCTTACCTGAGCAGCACTTAGGACTGGTTTGGTGACCCAATCGGAGTGCAGAACGGTTTGTCGTCCTCCATCTCCGGCAGCCCGTCCAGCAACAGACCTGACGCAGCTAGCCAATCGTCCTCGGAGGGTGCCTCCGGTCGGGTGACTTGGCTTGGTTGCGCCTGGCTGGTGGTTGCCACCGGCTCCTCGGGCGTCTCGCCCTCGGTCGCCGGTATGTCCACCTCCATTGCTGTCGACGTTGACGGTTCGGGTGGAGGTTGGCTGGGGGCCTCGGGATCAGATTCTGGCCTCGGGTGCTTGGCTAGCCGGTGTTGCTGGCTTGCCACGACTCCCCGGGCCTTCATCTTCTCCTTAGCTTTCGGAACTTTTTACGGTTCCGCTCAGTTGTGCCTCCGTCCGCTCCTTCACCGTCGATATGACGGGTGCCCCTGACGGTCCTGGTACCGGTGCTGGTTCCTGGATCGTCACGGGGTTGGGGACCCGTACGGCTGCCACCTCGGCCGCCGTTGGTGCTGCCGGCCTCGGCTGTCTTGGCCTCGGCGCTGACAGTCGTGGCGGCCTTGGTGCTGGCGGCCGTGACGACCATCGTCCTGCCGTTTGTGGCGTCCTCGCTGGTGCGGTCGGCGGCCTCGCTGAAATGGTCGGCGGCCTCGCCGATGTGGTCGGCGGCAACCGTGTGGACCTTGGCTGGTATTGCAGGGTCCGCTGGATGTCTGCCGTCCGATCATCCCAACCCCGGCGATAGATGGCCGCTCGCACTGGGTCCTGCAGCAGCTGCTGCGTGGTCATTCTGTTGACCTGGGCGGCTGTCGTCGGCTGGTCCGCTCCCATCAACCCCAGTTGCGCAATGAGGTCGGCCACCTGCTGCCACTTTTCCACGTTTTGGCCGCTCATGTTGTCCGTAACTCCTGTTAGGCGGGGTAAGAGGGGCGCAGCGAACAGaacaaacaacaacaaaaaaaaaaaaaaatctttgattTGCATGACGGTGgtgatataaattacatttaagaaagaatataattcattttaattttgtcccGTGGATGCGCGTTTTAGGCAAGACACATGTATTTTCCGCGGTGGCTGCTGGTCGGTCAGGAACACTCCTTTTCCGACTTGCTTCGCCAGCCCTACCGGTCCCCACCACTTTGGTGCGAAACCGGCATGGAAATTACAATGTGCTTTCGATAGGTGGTGTGCTTTGTAGTATACTACATCGCCCTTGCGGAACTTCGCCGGTGTCCCGGTGTTCGCGCTCGGTTGTACCCCTACctttttacttaaaacttgTTGTTCCCGTACTACCCTCTCTTCCTGTGTTCCCCCGATACTGTCAGGTGTTGAATTTGACAGTGCCCAATCTCCGGGTCTCTTGCATTCCCTGCCGAGAACGAGGACCGCGGGTGGGTAGCATGTCTGTTCATTACACCTGTTCCGTATCGCGAATAGAATTGAGGGTAGTTTTGTATCCCAAGATTTGTGGTTGCCGTCGATAAGTTGTGCGCGCAAACCTTTTTTCAAATCCTGATTTCGGCGCTCGACTGGGTTGGCCCTCGGATGGTAAATCGGAGTAGTCCAACCCTGTGTTCCCCAACGTTCTAACGCGTTTAGCATCTCGTTTGACACGAATTGGGGGCCGTTATCACTGAGACACACGCGCGGGTAACCGAAACGTGAAAAGAACTCGCGTTCTAGTGTTtcgattattgttttagagGTTGCTGTTCCTAGGGGGTAAGCCTCGGTCCACCTACTAAAACAGTCGGTTGCTACCAGTATGTATGATTTTCCCATACCGGAACGTGGGTATGGTCCCATCAAATCGACACTGATCACTTCCCACGGTTGTCGGGGGGTTCTAGGTTTTATCGGATCGTTCGGACGCGAGTTTAGTGGTTTCGTGCACGCGCACACGTGACACGCCCCGACATACAACCTCACGTCGTTTTTTTGACCTTTCCAATAGTACCGTTGTTGAACCGCCCTGTACGTCTCTTTCCAACCCGGATGGCTAGATAGGACGTGGTCGTGACACCTCCATATCACATGTTGTGCTTTGGACTTGGGTATCACGACGGGTGTGTTAGGGCCGGTGTTCGCACGTAAGAGGCCTTCCGAAAAGACGTATGAGTCGATTTTCGTTTTGGCGTTCCGTGTGCTACGCGATGGATCGACTAACGTGAGACCGGCAACCATATCGCAGATCGTAGCGTCCTCGGACTGCCACTTTCTGAGCGTGGGTTGCGGTGAGTGGTGTTTGTCGCTAACGTGGTTGTCGTGTACAGAGAAAACGTGGTCCCTTCCGAAGTCAGAATTGGTCGTCGGCGTTACCGGTGGGCCTATCAATTTTTCCTCCAGCAGGTCTTCGTCTATGGGGGTGCTGGGTACCGGATCCCGGGATAGCATGTCCGGTGCTTCGTTTGTTTTCCCGGGACGTGTACCgtactaaaatctaaattagcTAGTTGTAGTGACCAACGTGTTAATTTCGAGTTTTTGTCTTTAGCCCTATACAACCACGTTAGTGCTGCGTTATCGGTAAGGAGTTCGAAACGACGGATTTCTAGGTATGGACGAAATTTTTCGGTCGCCCAGATTATAGCTAGGCACTCACGTTCAACCGCGGCGTACCGTTTTTGTGTCTCACTGAACTTTTTGCTCGCGTAGGATACTATGCGTCTTTCCTCCGGTCTGTCACCCCGTTGGAATAGGACTGCACCAGCTCCAATTTCGCTTGCATCAGTTTGTAGACAAAATGGTTTACTATAATCAGGTGGCGATAACTTCGGTGATGTGACTAACGCATTTTTAACTGATGTAAACGCGCGTTGTTCTACATCGGTCCATTTCCACCTTACTCcgtgttttaaacaatttgttaGGGGTGCTATGGTGTCCGCGTAATTATCTACGAACTGGTTGTACCAGTTGCACACTCCCAAAAATTTTCTTACATCCTTAACCTTTTTTGGAACCGGAAAATTGTCAATGCAGACCAATTTTCCGGTTGTTTTTGTATCCCTTCCGAGTCTACAATGTGCCCCAAAAATGAAATTTCGCGAAGAccgattttacatttttttgtgttgcACGTTAGCCCGAATCTCTTGAGACGCTCGAGAACTTTGTCTAAGTGGGCCTGGTGTTCGTACTCGTCCCTTGAAAATACTACAATATCGTCTAGGTAGACTTGTACGCCCTCTCGACGGGACCCACCTTGACGTGGTGGGGGGGCTCACCGAATTCGTTCGGTGCCAAGAGGTACCCAACTCCCCGGCCCTGTCTTTTACTAGTCGGGGTCGGAGCCTCCAGAGCCGCTTCTGACCTTAACTGGTTGGGGGTGGCAGGTACGGTAACCACCTGCTAACACCAGCAAACGGACCCTGAAGGAAAACTGCAAACCCCCTGTCAGTAGGGTAAAAATGACAGAAGGCCACTGTAAACCCAATATGAACGTTGAAAACAGGAATATTGTTACCGCACCAGGGGATTCGGACCCCCAGGTGCCGGCAATGGTGAGTGGGGCCGGTGTTTACACTGGTACCCAAGTAGCGGGCTCACCAGGGTCGTCATCCTGCAACCGTGAGGGTACGGGGGTGGCCAGCCAGCCCCCGAAACTCTTTCAACTACTAGCGCTGATGCGGCAGGTGCAGACAAGTCGAACAACAAACCTGTCGGCCTCCAGAAGAGGATAATTGATATTGGTGCTCTCAGTGAGGAAGCCTTTTGGACTTGCTACGGGGGTATATCAATTCAATGTGCGCATTCGCTGGGGCAACCAGAAACGTTCATAAAGAGTTGAAGGAGACGCTTACTAACTCCAGCAGAGTCATGGCGCAATACGTCAAGGTGCGTCAGCAAGGGCGGAACAAAGACGCTCCGGCCAAGGTGCAAAAGTCGGTCTGCACTATAGATGCCGAGACACAGAGCCCCTGCTGGTGGGACATCGGAGGCAATAGAGAGCCGAGGAACCAGGCGACCAACACCAAACGGATGAGAGACGGAGAGAGCGGCAAGCCAACGGACCAGCAGGTCCAAACAACAAGGTGGACAGAAGTGGTCAAGAGAAGGAAAAAAACAAGGTCCCGGCTAAGATGGATGATGAACCTCCTGCAACGAAGCCAAAACCTGAGAAGTCAAAGAGACGTGGAACAAGGACGCGACCAGCGGCGATCGTGGTTGGCGTTAATAATCAAGCAGATCTTCCGAACATGGTGAAGAAGATTAGAGACGGTGTGGACCCAGAAGTAATAGGAGAACGCGTTGTAGGGATGAGGCAGACAAAGGCCGGGCACATCTTGTTGGAAATCAAGGGCGATGCAGAGGAGGTCGAGGCGGTAAGAAAGGAGGTCTCTAAGACGGTTGGAGACGGAGCTGAGGTGCGCTCTTTACAGCAAAGAATGGTAATAGAAATTAGGGACATAGATCAATGGACGACGGCGGAAGAGGTAGCTGATGCGGTTTCAGTTGCATCAGGCTCCAACCACGCAGACACGAGAGTGATAAACATAAGAAAAGGTTTTGGAGCATCGCAGACGGCGCTGGCACTAGTCCCAACAGCAATAGGCAAAAAGGTTGTGGAAAATGGAAGGATGAAGATTGGAATGGTGAATTGTAGGATTAGGCAAGCCGAACGGAAGATGAGGTGCTTCCGCTGCCTCTCGTTTGGCCATACGTCCAGGGAGTGCAATGGCCCCGACAGAAGCCTATGTTGTAGGCGTTGCGGAGTCACAGGACACCAAGCGTCTAAATGTGAAGCTACGGATGGAACAGCGAAGGAGTTTGCCACCCATCTGAAAAATAGAGGGAAAGGAGGGGATTTAAGACTTCCAACAGTCGGGAGTTCAGACCCAACGCAATGATCCGGATACTGCAAATTAACGTTGGTGTATGCAGGGCGGCCCAGGACCTAGCACTGGCAACCGCATCCGACACGGGCGTCGATGTGCTGGTTCTTAGCGAACCCTACAGATGTGGTCAAGAGGCTGAAGGGTGGTTCAGCGACATCGATGAAAGGGCGGCTATTTTAGCACTCAACAGAAATCTGCAGATACAACTAATTGGCCCTAAGGACAACAGAGGTTTCAGATGGATCAAGGTGGAGGATATCACAATATACGCGTGTTACTGGTCCCCCAACACGGCCTACACATTATTCTTGGATTTTTTGGATAGGCTCGAGGGGAGCATTAAACAACAGGAGCCTACTATAATAGTCGCAGGGGACTTCAACGCGAAGTCACCAGCGTGGGGAGACTATAGGGAAGAACCCAAAGGACGTGCACTAGGGGACATGGCAGCTAGTCTGGGCCTTGCCGTGTGCAACAAGGGGGACCGACCGACCTTCTCCAGAGTATACGCCGGCGGAATTTCAAGGTCGCATATAGATGTTACGTTTGTATCGGAGAGGGACAGTACAACAGTCCGCGATTGGCAAGTACTGGACCAGTACACTGCCTCTctacatagatatataaagTGTGACGTGACACGAATGACACGTCCAGACAGAAGGCAAGCAGAGGCAAGGTGGTCGTGGAGGAAGTACGAAAAGGCAAAACTCGTCGAATATATTCAGTCAACACCATTTGAAACAGAGACAGATGCGTCACGCACCAGCATGGGACTGGACCAATATCTCAAGGGTGCATGCGACAGCTGCATGCCGAGAGGAACGTACAGAGGTGGCAAGAAGCCGGCATATTGGTGGACAGCTGAGATCTCCGAACTCCGGGATGCGTGCAAGAAGGCGAGGCGTAATTTCAAGAGAAGCCGCAATCGAGGAACGGAGGCGCAGGAACAAGGGCACCAGACCTATAAAGAGGCCAGGAAGGCGTTGAAGATTTCAATTAGGAAAAGTAAAGAAGCATGCTGGAGGAGCTTATGTGAACAAGTTGAGACCGACCCGTGGGGTCTACCCTACAGACtggtaatgaaaaaattgatcGGAAGAAGACCGATCCCAGGGCTAAGTGTACAAGGAAGGGTGGATTCAATAATAGATGGACTGTTCCCCAACGATGAATTAGTTGTATGGCCACTACGGATGGGACACGAGGTATTTCCAGAGGTCACGTGTGATGAGGTAAGGGAGCT belongs to Aphis gossypii isolate Hap1 unplaced genomic scaffold, ASM2018417v2 Contig00729, whole genome shotgun sequence and includes:
- the LOC126555163 gene encoding proteoglycan 4-like, with the protein product MSGQNVEKWQQVADLIAQLGLMGADQPTTAAQVNRMTTQQLLQDPVRAAIYRRGWDDRTADIQRTLQYQPRSTRLPPTTSARPPTISARPPTAPARTPQTAGRWSSRPPAPRPPRLSAPRPRQPRPAAPTAAEVAAVRVPNPVTIQEPAPVPGPSGAPVISTVKERTEAQLSGTVKSSES